The stretch of DNA ACTTATCGGTGCGCCCATATGGAGCGGCGACGCTGGCACACCAGGAGATAGATTTAATGAAGATTGTGAAGAAAGTCTCAGATCCGAAATTGTTGGGTGGGCTGGGGTTGCAGTTGCCCCTGATTGTTCGCCTGCCTGACGTGCTCAAGAACCGGCTCGAGTCCCTCCAGTCTGCTTTTGATCTTGCGGTCCAGTCCCAGGGGTATGGGGCTCATTACCAGGGCGTATATCCGGTGAAATGCAATCAAGACCGGTTCGTTGTCGAGGACATAGTGAGATTCGGGTCCCCTTTCGGTTCGGGTTGGAGGCTGGTTCGAAACCGGAGCTCCTTTTGGCGATGAGCTGCTTGTGTAAAGGTAATCCACAGTCACTTCTGATTTGTAATGGGTTCAAGGACGCAGAGTACATTTCCCTCGCTTTGCTTGCTAGAAATCTCGCCCTGAACACTGTGATTGTACTTGAGCAAGAAGAGGAACTTGATTTGGTCATCGATTTGAGCAAGAAGCTCTCTGTTCGACCTGTTATTGGTTTAAGGGCGAAGCTGAGGACGAAGCATTCGGGCCATTTCGGGTCGACATCGGGCGAGAAAGGGAAATTCGGGTTAACAACGACTCAGATTTTGCGCGTGGTGAGGAAGCTTGAGCAGGTGGACATGCTTGATTGCCTGCAATTGCTGCATTTCCATATTGGCTCTCAGATCCCTTCCACAGCTTTACTAAGCGATGGTGTCGGTGAAGCCGCACAGATCTACTGCGAATTAGTTCGCCTCGGTGCCCACATGCAGGTCATCGACATCGGAGGCGGCCTGGGTATCGATTACGACGGATCCAAATCCAGCGAGTCCGATATATCGGTTGGTTATAGTCTGGAAGACTATGCGTCAACTGTAGTTGAAGCTGTTCGGTTGGTATGCGGCCGCAGGTCTGTCAAGCACCCGGTTATATGCAGCGAAAGCGGCCGAGCTATTGTCTCCCATCACTCGGTTCTGATCTTTGAAGCTGTTTCAGCCAGTACATACGAGTCCCCAGCGGTGTCTCCGTTTGGGTTACAGTGTTTCGTTGAGGGGCTTCCAGACGAAGCTCGTGCCGATTATGAGAACTTATCGGATGCGGCATTGAGGGGTGAGTACGAGACTTGTTTGCTCTACGCTGACCAGTTGAAGCAACGCTGTGTCGATCAGTTCAAGGATGGGTCTTTGGGGATGGAGCAACTCGCAGCTGTTGATGGGTTGTGTGATTTGGTATCAAAGGAAATAGGAGCAGCCGATCCAGTCCGTACGTACCATGTGAATCTATCTATTTTCACCTCGATTCCTGATTTTTGGGGCATTGGCCAGATTTTTCCAATAGTTCCCATTCATCGTCTCGATCAAAGGCCGTCCGCGAGGGGAATTCTGTCGGATTTAACCTGTGACAGCGATGGTAAGATTGACAAGTTTATAGGCGGCGAGTCAAGCTTGCCGCTTCATGAGCTGGAAGGCGATGGGCGGTACTATTTGGGGATGTTCTTGGGCGGGGCTTATGAGGAGGCGATCGGTGGGCTTCACAATCTGTTCGGTGGGCCGAGCGTTGTGCGGGTGTTGCAAAGCGACGGTCCGCAAAGTTTTGCGGTGACACGGGCAGTGCCGGGCCCGTCTTGTGGGGATGTTCTCCGGGTGATGCAGCACGAACCGGAGCTAATGTTCCAGACACTCAAGCACCGAGCAGAGGAGTGTGTTGATGGGAACAGCATTACTGCGACTGCTTCTCTTGCCGCCTACCTGGCCCATTCCTTCCGTAACATGCCATATCTGGTGGTGGGAGCCTCTTCTTGCAGCATGACTGCTATCAATAACAGCGGTTTTTACTATTGCGACGAGGATGTCTACAATGATCCAGCTGCCGCTGAGGACGAGCAGTGGTCTTATGGTATTGCTTGAGATTTGTGGAGTTGCTTTGGTTGTTTGTGCTTGAGGTGGTGGTCGTCGTCgtctttaattgtttttttttcaagtgtttctttgtctatttttatttttaatgttcttttcgaTTCCATGAAGAGCAAAGGACGTAGAAGAAAGTAGTAGAGGGTCGGTCCTTTGCATGTAGTTAAGTAGTGAAGGTGGGGGGGGGTTGAGAACCGAATCCGCCCTTTTGTAAATTCGGGATCTTATCCTCTCTATTTTACTCCTCTTTTCAATTAGACTTTTCAAAGTTTCGGCCAGTGCAAGCAAGCACCCTTTTTATTGTCATGTCATAGACTTGTTGGCTGTTTAACTTTTGATGCGGTGTAGGGCCTTTGGTTGGGTGgtttgggttttgttttgtttggactGATGCCAATGGAAACGGTGCAAGAATCTTAAGGGTAAGTGTCAAGCAGTAGTGAGATTCGGGGTTTGTGGGGTTGGGGTTGTCTATAGTTGTGTCCTTTTGGTGCCAGTAAACACTAACAGCACTACGTGAATCTTAAATTTCAGCAAAATTGCGATTGGATATAGTGGAATGTTGTCCATCAGGTTATTATTCACTTTTATAGTTCATATCTAtagtttttttcataagatgtgagtatttttcataggatgtgtgAGGTCGTGAATAGTAAgatgatgagaataatttttcatatataatactctaattcttttaatattttaatattttactacACATCCTTGGTTACGTGTGGTAAGCCTAATGCGTAGAGAACGGGAGTGATCTCTATCAAAGTGTTTTTAGTATTTACCTTTTACTACGACGGAATGGTGATTGaaatcacaaaaagaaattCCACGTAGATTTTATCAAGAAATCTAAAAGATCTTCGATACCCCCGGATTATTCTCTGCCTTCAGtcttagaaattaaaaacaaaaaagaaaaagataggaCTGATTGTCTATCCATGCCATTCAAAAAGGGACCGTGGGGAGGTTTGGATggacttgttttattttttgaacagGGGGAGAGTTTGCCGATCTTAATTTTGTATGTTTCTGCAGACGATTCGTGGCTAAGATTTGGATGCAATGTTAAAAACATGGAACAAAAGATGTAGGGACCGGACCCGGAGAGTTGTGACCTGTGAAACACATAAATGTCAGTGATAggaatttagaaaaaaagaaagaaaaattgatacTGCATTTTATGGGATGGGACAATGAATGAAACATGGACGAGGGAAGACAAGCATCGATTTGAGTCTCTCAGTCTTAGGAGTTATGGAACCAGACATCCCAGTCCTATGTTTGAACCTTTACTTTGTTTAATTTACATGGCCAGCTGAATTTCTGTGCAGTATAGAGACCCTTTTTTTCTGATAAAGATCTCTCTCGCGTGCTTGAAGTGAGTGGGGTTCAATGCTGTGGCCTGTGGGCCAAGGCTTTTGGCCATCACAAATCCCAGCCGATCAGTAAAATTACAAACAATCTAAAATAttccaaaagacaaaaaagatgCACTTAGAAAGGCCCAAAAGAGTAGGATGATGAGGCACTTAACTTTCCTGCTAGTGAATGAAACACAGTGCTTAGAGTTGATGAGAATCTCACTCATTTTCTTGGGAGTTCTCGAGACCTTCAGCCATTATTATTAGACCTTTACAACAGCATACACAGAATGATGACGCTTaggacaaaaaaagaaaagaaaagaaaaagaatgatgaCAATCCACGATCGAATACGACAGCAAAGAGGAAAGTTTGTGATTCTGAATTGGGGTTTCGCCCTAACAACTTTGTATACTTCACCCATCGGAATCCCTTGTAGCATTCATTGTAAGGCAAAAaacaagttttttctttttgggcagAAGTAAAGCAAAATGCTTTTCCCCCACCATCTTGTATTAGAGAATCAacttgaaagaaagaagaggaaattcAGTTTTGTAGGAATTTGGGTAATCATGTAAGATGACTTCTTAATTGTTGGGTAGATTTCGGAATTTGAATATTGGGTTctgtaatatataataagaatattgTGCCATCCAtgatcaatatttttatcattttggtttttaagattaaaaattaagtttttgacTTGCAAAAGAGTAGTATTACATGTAGCATTttgaattaagtttttttttttttttttttataatttcaattttgaattttataattttcaacatattaatatagcatttttctttgcaaaatctaaattttcaaattttaaatttaaatctataaattaaattacatgtaGAATGTTTTTCTTAACACCAACttacaaacaaaatttaaaaaaaaaaaatcgaaggcTTTTGATTTGGAAGATTTCGGACCGGGTTAATTTTGAAGTATCGTAATCGATTCGAAATGAAACCGAAATTCTCAGATCAGGTTGGGTGAGTACCGATAATCGATTGCCATTTCATTTCCATCCCCTTGGGACAGGGTGGCATCGATTGATGTGCAGCACAAAACAAAGAGCACGAGAAAATGGCGATGATGCAGTGGTGCGGCTCGATAGTGAGGCAGGTGATGATGACGCAGCGACATGCTCTAACATAAACGGGAGGAGGGGTGGCGTCGATAGTGTGCGGGCGTGTGGGGACAGGAAGACGAAAGAAAGGGAAGAGGTTCAAGGGTTCGTACTGGAACCCGATGcccaagaaggagaagaagattgAGCAAATTAAGGAGGTCCCCAGCTCTACTCCTTGGCCCCTccctttcatctcatttaactAGGGATGTTCTTCACGTTACAACAAAGATGAAGGTTGAACAGGCAAGAACTGATATGATTGAACTTGCTACGATCAACAGGGGCAGGCTTTATATTAAGCAATTTGAGAGCGTGGGAAATGAATTTCCTCTCACGATTCAACATGGATATGGCCTTTAAGAGTGCCGAGGctttatattatgttataagCAAGGCTATATTACACGTACAACCTGCAGCATCTCTTTGGGTCAACTTCCTTGACCTTGGCCTTCGATACTTCATCATCCACCTTCTTCAGGTCCATTtgaattcaaagatgagttaaaataatttcagataagtttaataaaatattattaaaatattattttttaataatattattattttaagatttaaaaaaattaaattgtttattatattttgtgtaagaattttaaaaagttataataatgagatgaaatgacgtcatttgaatttagagataagtcgaaatgattttagatgatttgaataaaatattattttttaatattattattattttaaaatttgaaaaaattgaattatttattatattttgtgtggaaatttgagaaagttataatgatgagatgagttgagataagtttttAATCCAAACTGGAGCTAAAGCACAAGGGAAACTAAACGCTagagaaaatgaaagttgaagtgtgtgtgtgtgtgtgtgtgtttgtatatatatatatatatagcttaacATGAAAGGAAAGTGGGAGACGCGAATATTTGGAGTTATGGACAAAAAGTGATTTCCAAATTACAATGCCTTCAAACCATTTCAATATTCAATTGAGAATGGTATTGATGGAGAAGTAGAGATATTAGAAAGATGTTTGGCACAGATTGAATGCTGAGCCTGTTTCATTGGAAGCATCAACTGGCAGTCCAGGGATGGGATTGTATGGATGATGTTTCACctttggattcgaaaatgatCTTGACACGAGGATAATGGTGCAACTCTATTTTAACAGATCAAAGGctttttcaaaactaaaatttCTGGAAGGAACGTTATCGTGTACAGATTTCCTTCACATACAGAGCAAAGAAAACGCCTTTCCAAGTATAAAAGGTTCATTTCcatttcacttgaaatggaTAGCATCCATTTTAgagtaaaatatgaaatattttgaacattttgacAAAGGAAATGATTAAAATACATCATATTTCACACTAGATGGATTGAATCCTTGTTTTTATACACCGTCTTCGTTGCAGTGGCTCAGTGGGTTCAAAGTCATGTTTACTGCACCATCCGCTCATCTCCTTTAATTTACTAGGGCCTAAAAGGATTGGGAATTGCGACTGTACAAGTTTCATGGTTGGATAGACCCTGATTAATGTTGAATGATTGCCGAATAGCGGACTGGGCGAAAAAATACAGGGGAGGCGTGCGGATGGGGACAGAATCAAGGTGTTCATCAAAATGCTTATGCTGAATTTGCGACATGTAGCATGCTAAGTTAACACTTGGGGAGGTCTTTTATATTCCACTTCCagggaaaaccaaataaacatgAATGAGCAAGTGAACATCTCAGGCGTTCAAAAGTTCAAAGCCACCATTTGGCATCACATATAAAAAGCATCAAAGACACCAACCTTGATCATACAAAGCATCATCATCTTTGGAGTCATTGACCATGTCAATCTGCACCAGCAGTTTTGTTcatattaaatattgaaatgatcTAACAAGAAGTAGAGAGAGTGAATATAACAAGTAGAGAGAGTGAATAAGCCCAACTCCTTCCAATTGACTACTGTGTGCAATACTTGATAGGGTGTGTGTGTCGAACGCATCGCTAATATAAATGCTTGAGGGGAACAAGCAACAAAATGTCTTTAATATCTTGCATTACATGTTTCCCAACAAAGAAAGAACAATAACATATAACCAAATCTAGGTTGACCTAAAATTAATTGATCCCTTCCTGAT from Juglans microcarpa x Juglans regia isolate MS1-56 chromosome 3S, Jm3101_v1.0, whole genome shotgun sequence encodes:
- the LOC121256929 gene encoding LOW QUALITY PROTEIN: arginine decarboxylase-like (The sequence of the model RefSeq protein was modified relative to this genomic sequence to represent the inferred CDS: inserted 1 base in 1 codon); the encoded protein is MPAMACCVDAAAARFPPGYAVATPVVGSSFLAPVPLSGVPPASNNVEASHWSPSLSAELYNIDGWGAPYFSANASGNLSVRPYGAATLAHQEIDLMKIVKKVSDPKLLGGLGLQLPLIVRLPDVLKNRLESLQSAFDLAVQSQGYGAHYQGVYPVKCNQDRFVVEDIVRFGSXFRFGLEAGSKPELLLAMSCLCKGNPQSLLICNGFKDAEYISLALLARNLALNTVIVLEQEEELDLVIDLSKKLSVRPVIGLRAKLRTKHSGHFGSTSGEKGKFGLTTTQILRVVRKLEQVDMLDCLQLLHFHIGSQIPSTALLSDGVGEAAQIYCELVRLGAHMQVIDIGGGLGIDYDGSKSSESDISVGYSLEDYASTVVEAVRLVCGRRSVKHPVICSESGRAIVSHHSVLIFEAVSASTYESPAVSPFGLQCFVEGLPDEARADYENLSDAALRGEYETCLLYADQLKQRCVDQFKDGSLGMEQLAAVDGLCDLVSKEIGAADPVRTYHVNLSIFTSIPDFWGIGQIFPIVPIHRLDQRPSARGILSDLTCDSDGKIDKFIGGESSLPLHELEGDGRYYLGMFLGGAYEEAIGGLHNLFGGPSVVRVLQSDGPQSFAVTRAVPGPSCGDVLRVMQHEPELMFQTLKHRAEECVDGNSITATASLAAYLAHSFRNMPYLVVGASSCSMTAINNSGFYYCDEDVYNDPAAAEDEQWSYGIA